A portion of the Leptospira noumeaensis genome contains these proteins:
- a CDS encoding slr1659 superfamily regulator has translation MEIKDLDYNIQYDEATKTVKFTGSIRLQNLPAYEPIKLFLRDVAKLCQGSLLTMDFRELQFVNSSGITTLSMFIIDSRKSAAYQIKIQGSLNVSWQSKSLSNFKKLWDQVVLEIS, from the coding sequence ATGGAAATCAAAGACTTAGATTACAATATTCAATACGACGAAGCCACTAAGACTGTCAAATTCACAGGTTCCATCCGATTGCAGAACTTACCCGCTTATGAACCCATAAAACTATTTTTGAGAGATGTTGCGAAACTTTGCCAAGGTTCGCTTCTGACAATGGACTTTAGAGAGTTACAATTTGTAAACAGTTCGGGGATCACTACTCTCTCTATGTTTATTATTGATTCAAGGAAAAGTGCTGCTTACCAAATCAAAATCCAGGGATCGCTCAATGTTTCTTGGCAGTCAAAATCTCTCTCCAACTTCAAAAAACTTTGGGACCAAGTGGTTTTGGAAATTTCCTAA
- a CDS encoding alginate export family protein yields MFNSKGYFYFLLLAVFLPLTITMAEPTETPNPQGTTEVIKPYVSTMKEKGIDPEFNRHMFVEPELSKHSANSSQFWLNDVLRFGLYLRPRQESRYNMDFNASDKGYIDRTVQTSSIYFIFDPSPYVQAKVTLQDARVWGGESPASSGDIRANFFNNTADIYSKNQTNAVSQNQTGIREAFLTLNQLPLHSKLQIGRQIWAYGDQRMIGGGNWTVNGLSFDGARLMFNYDNFKIHFLMARPYWTQSGTNGVVSSNDPKLNSAATGTDTTLLGTYNSFTIPDWVTLDLYSLGVVRKWKKNPMNPVTGLPEASVDDPQAMNRSRQNQNLLTTGFRLTNRTKGNFLPEGKSWDFTWESAFQSGTSGRRIQDPYLKEYLPNEYDNSKTQREKYTGQMHVFQTGYTFFKKLRLGGQVLYASGDKNRADASVSTFQTLANPRFGVIPYFNSVAGISENINAQNLYSKSVSISYKTDSWGEFQVTYFQNDKAEKQDAWYAISGAANSTSSLGEKNPYPVSADKGSTENYSNNSYSSPYALGKRIYTEVDLTWHGQINDFVSLWMGFGYLDAGDSVRNYRNSKIQYNSTTQSFEWNQNYLQGKNQLAKDAYMAYAQINAAF; encoded by the coding sequence ATGTTTAATTCAAAAGGTTATTTCTATTTTCTATTGTTAGCGGTATTTTTACCGCTAACAATTACAATGGCAGAACCAACGGAAACACCGAATCCGCAAGGAACAACAGAGGTAATCAAACCCTATGTTTCAACAATGAAGGAAAAGGGAATTGATCCCGAATTCAACCGTCACATGTTTGTGGAACCTGAGTTATCTAAACACTCAGCAAACTCTAGCCAATTTTGGTTAAATGATGTATTACGTTTTGGATTGTACTTACGACCAAGGCAAGAATCCAGATACAATATGGATTTTAATGCATCCGATAAAGGTTATATAGATAGAACAGTTCAAACTTCCTCCATTTATTTTATTTTTGATCCCAGTCCTTATGTACAAGCAAAAGTAACATTGCAAGATGCACGTGTTTGGGGAGGAGAATCACCAGCATCCTCAGGCGACATACGAGCCAATTTTTTTAACAATACAGCAGATATTTATTCTAAAAACCAAACCAACGCAGTTTCCCAAAACCAAACCGGGATTCGGGAAGCATTTTTAACCTTAAACCAACTCCCCCTCCATTCCAAATTACAAATTGGACGACAAATTTGGGCTTACGGCGACCAACGAATGATAGGTGGTGGTAACTGGACAGTGAACGGATTATCCTTTGATGGGGCAAGGCTCATGTTCAATTACGATAATTTTAAAATTCACTTTTTAATGGCAAGGCCCTATTGGACACAAAGTGGAACAAACGGTGTAGTGTCCTCTAACGATCCAAAATTAAATTCGGCTGCTACGGGAACCGATACAACACTACTCGGAACATACAATAGTTTTACGATTCCTGATTGGGTTACCTTGGATCTTTATAGTTTGGGAGTGGTTCGAAAATGGAAAAAAAATCCCATGAATCCCGTCACTGGACTTCCCGAGGCCTCAGTGGATGACCCACAAGCCATGAACCGAAGTAGACAAAACCAAAACTTACTCACTACGGGTTTTCGTCTTACAAACAGAACCAAAGGAAATTTTTTACCCGAAGGAAAGTCTTGGGATTTTACATGGGAATCAGCATTCCAATCAGGAACTAGCGGTAGACGAATCCAAGACCCTTATTTAAAAGAATACCTTCCGAACGAATATGATAACTCAAAAACACAAAGAGAAAAATATACAGGACAAATGCATGTTTTTCAAACTGGTTACACTTTCTTCAAAAAACTAAGATTAGGTGGTCAGGTTTTGTATGCATCTGGAGATAAAAATAGAGCCGATGCTTCTGTTTCCACATTCCAGACCCTTGCCAATCCTAGATTTGGAGTCATTCCTTACTTCAATAGTGTGGCCGGAATTTCAGAAAATATCAATGCTCAAAACTTATATTCCAAATCTGTGAGTATCAGTTATAAAACAGATTCATGGGGAGAGTTCCAAGTTACCTACTTCCAAAACGATAAAGCTGAAAAACAAGATGCATGGTATGCTATCAGTGGAGCGGCAAATTCAACCAGTTCCTTAGGTGAAAAAAATCCATATCCTGTTTCTGCTGACAAAGGTAGCACGGAAAATTATTCTAATAATTCTTATTCATCACCATATGCACTTGGAAAACGAATTTATACAGAAGTAGATTTAACTTGGCATGGGCAAATCAACGACTTTGTTTCTTTGTGGATGGGATTTGGATATTTGGATGCAGGAGACTCGGTACGCAACTATCGAAATAGCAAAATCCAATACAATTCCACAACCCAATCCTTTGAATGGAACCAAAACTACTTACAAGGCAAAAACCAACTGGCAAAGGATGCTTATATGGCCTATGCCCAAATCAACGCTGCTTTTTAA
- a CDS encoding LIC_13355 family lipoprotein, with translation MQKFSKTNKLCHLILILFVTFSSCKKSPSSSGEENLAALLPLLNAATSASFCPKSPLPSDIHIATTVVSSSASIPGFSDPQKAVNGICGAGELVGSLDVYALDITGAGASMVLSWGGRTVKNVSDLDFVVYDNSFRISDDSNTYAMDPSVVQVSIDGTNYCGFNPSYSGANVNLVDSWTRFGGLRPVYYNMTTKPFSSEDLFINTGGSFLLGGGDGFDLDNLDPADPNDIGCDTTLANNIKLNGFKFIKITSASNVNNPATGNKFPWPPGSYNGSDIDGVVARELQ, from the coding sequence ATGCAAAAATTTTCAAAAACAAACAAATTATGTCATTTGATTTTGATCTTATTTGTAACCTTCTCCTCTTGTAAAAAATCCCCCTCATCTTCTGGGGAAGAAAATTTAGCTGCCTTATTACCATTGTTAAATGCCGCAACTAGCGCTAGTTTTTGTCCCAAATCTCCATTGCCTTCGGACATTCACATTGCAACAACAGTAGTTAGTTCGAGTGCCAGTATCCCTGGATTTTCTGATCCACAAAAAGCAGTGAATGGAATTTGTGGGGCGGGAGAACTTGTGGGGTCTCTGGATGTCTACGCTTTGGACATTACTGGAGCCGGAGCCAGTATGGTTCTCAGTTGGGGTGGACGAACCGTAAAAAATGTTTCCGATTTGGACTTTGTGGTATATGACAATAGTTTCCGGATATCCGATGATTCGAATACATACGCTATGGATCCTTCGGTCGTTCAAGTTTCTATCGATGGAACCAATTATTGTGGTTTTAACCCCAGTTACTCGGGGGCTAATGTAAACTTAGTTGATAGTTGGACTCGATTTGGAGGGCTTAGACCTGTTTACTACAATATGACCACCAAACCTTTCTCAAGCGAAGATCTATTTATCAATACAGGTGGTTCCTTTTTGTTAGGTGGTGGTGATGGGTTTGATTTGGACAATTTAGACCCTGCCGACCCAAATGATATAGGTTGTGACACAACCTTGGCAAACAATATCAAACTAAACGGATTCAAATTTATCAAAATTACATCCGCAAGCAATGTGAATAATCCCGCCACGGGGAATAAATTCCCATGGCCGCCTGGAAGTTACAATGGAAGCGATATTGACGGAGTGGTGGCACGCGAACTCCAATGA
- a CDS encoding sodium-dependent bicarbonate transport family permease yields the protein MDFHAALNNILNPPVLFFFLGMGVVFFKSDLRITEGVSKFLSLYLLFSIGFKGGHELFKSPFAEEHLLTLIACMFMACFVPIYSYFIFRAKLDHANSAALAGSFGSISAVTFVTAGAFLHSYGYEYQGFIVAGMALMESPAIVLAVIIDRLGKKKSNGNQNEKIKWGHLLHEAFFSSSVYILIGALIVGYLSGESGWNTTKPFTEDIFKGLLTFFLLDKGIDAAKQMKEMKKVGFFLIGSALVIMIINVVISILLTKIIQMPIGDALMFVVLCASASYIAVPAAMKDSIPEANPSIYLTVALSIVFPINIIIGIPLYFYILKVIAGTV from the coding sequence ATGGATTTCCACGCAGCACTCAACAATATTCTCAACCCACCGGTGCTCTTTTTCTTTTTAGGAATGGGTGTCGTTTTCTTCAAATCAGACTTAAGGATTACAGAGGGAGTATCTAAATTTCTATCTTTGTATCTTTTGTTCTCTATCGGATTCAAAGGAGGACATGAACTTTTCAAATCTCCTTTTGCCGAAGAACATTTACTCACACTCATTGCTTGTATGTTTATGGCATGTTTTGTTCCGATTTACTCTTACTTTATATTTAGAGCTAAACTCGATCATGCGAATTCTGCAGCACTTGCAGGAAGTTTTGGATCCATTAGTGCTGTGACCTTCGTAACAGCGGGAGCATTTTTACATAGTTATGGATATGAATACCAAGGATTCATCGTTGCAGGAATGGCACTTATGGAATCACCTGCCATTGTTCTTGCTGTGATCATTGATCGATTGGGTAAAAAGAAAAGTAACGGAAACCAAAATGAAAAAATCAAATGGGGCCATTTGCTTCACGAAGCTTTTTTTAGCTCTTCCGTATATATTCTGATTGGAGCCTTGATTGTTGGTTATCTTTCAGGTGAGTCTGGATGGAATACAACCAAACCATTTACAGAAGATATTTTCAAAGGTCTACTTACATTCTTCTTGTTAGATAAAGGAATCGATGCGGCAAAACAAATGAAGGAAATGAAAAAAGTAGGTTTTTTCCTCATTGGATCTGCCCTCGTGATTATGATCATCAACGTAGTCATCTCCATCCTACTGACTAAAATCATCCAGATGCCAATTGGAGATGCACTAATGTTTGTTGTACTCTGTGCTTCGGCTTCTTACATCGCAGTCCCTGCTGCCATGAAAGATTCCATTCCAGAAGCAAACCCTAGTATCTATTTAACGGTTGCATTATCGATTGTTTTTCCAATCAATATAATCATTGGAATTCCATTATACTTTTATATTCTTAAAGTAATTGCAGGAACCGTTTAA
- a CDS encoding class I SAM-dependent methyltransferase, producing the protein MSENLYTQKISIQDEMPRLSAQANLLKLLLDPFLDSISFEKESGLALDAGAGPGVLTSFLMKKNPNLRWSACDISEEMVQYCKLGHPKVDWKVSDVRALDYPDNHFDFIFNSMVLIHIKEPEKALKEFYRVLKPGGKVLIHCPNDKSFTGPKVLLDMVAKHATIHPADRYVMEKVPTLMENLGFKLAARTDFVASNDGNDDKPVVDYPKIHLGMMTGWSMMSFMGHPDGMQDLYSKLQSDYMSNRVKFTINLETHLYQK; encoded by the coding sequence TTGAGCGAAAATCTATACACACAAAAAATATCCATCCAGGATGAAATGCCGAGATTGTCTGCACAGGCCAATCTCCTCAAACTCCTCCTCGATCCTTTTTTGGATTCCATTTCCTTTGAAAAAGAATCTGGCCTTGCTTTGGATGCTGGGGCAGGACCTGGTGTACTCACAAGTTTTCTCATGAAAAAAAATCCGAACCTTCGTTGGTCTGCCTGCGATATTTCGGAAGAAATGGTGCAGTATTGTAAATTAGGCCATCCAAAAGTAGACTGGAAGGTCTCCGATGTGCGCGCACTAGATTATCCAGACAACCATTTTGATTTTATTTTCAATTCTATGGTTCTCATCCATATCAAAGAACCAGAAAAAGCTTTAAAAGAATTCTACCGAGTTTTAAAACCAGGTGGAAAGGTTCTCATCCACTGTCCGAACGATAAATCCTTCACCGGCCCAAAAGTGCTTTTGGATATGGTTGCCAAACATGCGACCATCCATCCCGCTGACAGGTATGTGATGGAAAAAGTTCCAACACTTATGGAAAACCTTGGATTCAAACTAGCTGCAAGGACAGATTTTGTTGCTTCCAATGATGGGAATGATGACAAACCCGTAGTCGATTACCCAAAAATTCATTTGGGTATGATGACAGGTTGGTCTATGATGTCCTTTATGGGCCATCCCGATGGAATGCAGGATTTGTATTCCAAACTCCAATCCGACTATATGTCCAATCGTGTGAAATTCACGATCAATCTTGAAACACATTTGTACCAAAAATAA
- a CDS encoding lysophospholipid acyltransferase family protein, which translates to MFYVLGRLIGFIFMWAFVKPMRQIYGRKKVTLENDHILREFSGKSVILIANHIKPRNKFLRLITLPYDAFVIRGVLKRYGIYTTALASIDSGKKPKDSFQKAKKQKIEQLIKGIVTSIDLIPVNRNESDPRTMKEMKQRIAKGSLGIGIFPEGTWFRGFRKSRKLHPGMAVLSKRYGLPIIPMFLDAYNLNKPIRLSVGNPIREVKDASETISYIRSELLRMKDKGTSVLVPKKEVGVLNEENDGLEVSPSIS; encoded by the coding sequence ATGTTTTACGTTTTAGGTCGACTGATTGGTTTTATTTTTATGTGGGCATTTGTAAAACCTATGCGCCAAATTTATGGAAGAAAAAAAGTGACTTTGGAAAACGATCACATCTTACGAGAGTTTAGTGGTAAATCTGTGATTTTAATTGCTAATCATATTAAACCTCGGAATAAATTTTTGCGGTTGATCACTCTTCCTTATGATGCCTTTGTGATTCGTGGTGTTTTGAAACGGTATGGAATTTATACAACGGCCCTTGCAAGTATTGATTCTGGTAAAAAACCCAAAGATAGTTTTCAGAAAGCCAAAAAACAAAAAATCGAACAGCTCATCAAAGGGATCGTTACATCGATTGACTTAATCCCCGTGAATCGCAACGAATCAGACCCACGCACAATGAAAGAAATGAAACAACGAATCGCTAAAGGAAGTTTGGGTATTGGTATTTTTCCTGAGGGCACTTGGTTTCGGGGTTTTAGAAAATCTCGAAAACTCCATCCCGGTATGGCCGTACTCAGCAAACGTTATGGTCTACCGATCATTCCTATGTTTTTAGATGCGTATAATTTGAACAAACCCATTCGATTGTCAGTGGGTAACCCCATTCGGGAAGTGAAAGATGCTTCAGAAACAATCAGTTACATCCGAAGTGAACTCCTTCGAATGAAGGACAAAGGAACTTCTGTTTTAGTTCCAAAAAAAGAAGTAGGAGTTTTGAATGAGGAAAATGACGGTTTGGAAGTTTCACCAAGCATCAGTTAA
- a CDS encoding helix-turn-helix domain-containing protein, translated as MDNLSADSLRGKRELGGQWVRVEIKNETPVEIYFSILIQWINIPFVELCSEGGDGQVTTSYSGYVWEDWMEVLSPFPHFNVTLKANESRYFYIYLVSNEDLNFPIRTVSESSYRSIVLFRFLTFLFFTMMGIVSFGWAISEYLKSKEGIYISILVHFLMFFLLVYSVHGKEIVSIFGNSNDLVRHSYYIFLSINHFIFFLYLKSFDRFLGNRFSNHPGFWVSGFAGFLYLLVPLYPRVYEFRIFLVLSIFGTAAYYLFKTHHTLLSKEESDVRPYVFGWFFFLFSVFLKTLFHFDFYPYQPFFIYAAVFYLPFLTAGSFLFLRNYEKRDKSKTRYRSLSLKLDKAEFRNKLESLLASEKIFLDPNCNEEMIASKMGLSYHQLSELINSEYNFNFPSLLNQYRIKEAMAILNGRPELNVAEVGKLSGFGSRSAFYLEFKKQSGVNPNQFRKNKNI; from the coding sequence ATGGACAATCTCAGTGCTGATTCCTTACGAGGAAAACGAGAACTCGGGGGACAATGGGTTCGTGTTGAGATCAAAAACGAAACACCGGTAGAAATCTATTTTAGCATTCTGATCCAATGGATCAATATCCCTTTTGTCGAACTTTGTTCGGAAGGGGGTGATGGGCAGGTCACCACTTCTTATAGCGGATATGTTTGGGAAGATTGGATGGAGGTACTTTCTCCTTTTCCACATTTCAACGTGACACTGAAAGCTAACGAAAGTCGTTATTTTTATATCTATTTAGTTTCCAATGAAGATCTAAATTTCCCAATTCGTACTGTATCAGAATCCAGTTATCGCTCGATTGTATTGTTTCGTTTTTTAACATTTTTGTTTTTTACGATGATGGGAATTGTTTCTTTTGGGTGGGCCATCTCTGAATATTTAAAATCAAAAGAAGGCATCTACATTTCGATTTTAGTGCATTTTCTAATGTTTTTCCTCCTTGTGTACTCTGTGCACGGTAAAGAGATTGTTTCTATATTTGGAAATTCCAATGACTTAGTCAGACATTCATATTATATCTTTTTATCTATTAACCATTTTATATTTTTTCTTTATTTAAAATCTTTCGATCGGTTTCTAGGAAATCGTTTTTCGAACCACCCGGGGTTTTGGGTTTCTGGATTTGCAGGTTTTCTTTATTTGTTAGTTCCTCTGTATCCAAGAGTGTATGAGTTTAGAATTTTTCTAGTTCTATCTATATTTGGAACCGCTGCTTATTATTTATTCAAAACTCATCATACTTTGTTATCAAAAGAAGAAAGTGATGTTCGGCCCTATGTATTTGGTTGGTTCTTTTTCCTTTTTTCCGTCTTCTTAAAGACATTGTTCCATTTTGATTTTTATCCCTACCAACCTTTCTTTATTTATGCGGCAGTGTTTTATCTTCCCTTTTTAACAGCAGGTTCCTTTTTGTTTTTACGAAATTATGAAAAAAGAGATAAATCAAAAACCAGATACCGATCTCTTTCCTTAAAGTTAGATAAAGCAGAATTTAGAAATAAATTAGAATCTCTGTTAGCTTCTGAAAAAATATTTTTGGATCCCAACTGTAACGAGGAGATGATCGCTTCAAAAATGGGACTCTCCTATCATCAGTTAAGTGAGCTGATTAATTCTGAATACAACTTCAATTTTCCAAGTCTGTTAAACCAATATAGAATCAAAGAAGCGATGGCCATACTCAATGGAAGACCAGAACTGAATGTAGCTGAGGTGGGAAAACTTTCAGGATTTGGATCCAGATCGGCGTTTTATCTGGAGTTCAAAAAACAGTCTGGAGTCAACCCAAACCAATTTCGGAAAAATAAAAACATATAG
- a CDS encoding TetR/AcrR family transcriptional regulator, translated as MLEASNKQRRIRNSLSREEIRDVSLLILKEEGLEGLSMRKIANRLGCSVASPYSYYESQIDLVQDLIKSGEDELLSMLKKAITEVDSNFAFEKLAAIARGYFNFASNNRELHKVMFVTDYGGVHRKAFPQLPKSYRFFLETVRFGFESGEIPYPKNEYPAIARMMWSWMYGVIVLDMTGMLRKRKGSGNPIEEGISYFQKLLSKQYPNSK; from the coding sequence ATGTTGGAAGCTTCAAACAAACAAAGACGGATTCGCAATAGCCTCTCTCGTGAGGAAATTAGAGACGTCTCCCTCCTCATTTTAAAGGAAGAAGGGCTGGAAGGTCTTTCCATGCGAAAGATTGCCAACCGATTGGGTTGTAGTGTTGCCAGTCCTTATTCTTATTACGAAAGCCAAATTGACCTTGTCCAAGATTTAATCAAATCAGGAGAGGATGAACTTCTCTCCATGTTAAAAAAAGCGATTACGGAAGTAGATTCCAATTTTGCCTTTGAAAAATTGGCAGCCATTGCCCGTGGGTATTTTAACTTCGCAAGTAACAACCGTGAGTTACACAAAGTAATGTTTGTGACCGATTACGGTGGAGTACATAGAAAAGCATTTCCTCAATTGCCAAAAAGTTACCGATTTTTTTTGGAAACCGTTCGTTTTGGTTTTGAGTCAGGTGAAATTCCCTATCCCAAAAATGAATACCCTGCCATCGCAAGGATGATGTGGAGTTGGATGTATGGAGTCATCGTTTTGGATATGACGGGAATGCTTCGCAAAAGGAAAGGATCCGGAAATCCCATCGAAGAAGGGATTTCCTATTTTCAAAAACTTCTCAGCAAACAATACCCTAACAGTAAATAG
- a CDS encoding GNAT family N-acetyltransferase, whose product MSQIRVHLATTEEDRNKIYHLRYDIYVQEMNRVQEYADHSAKMIKEPFDDTGHLFLAETEEGECIGTVRINFRKDGILECEELYEMDLFRPFYPDKVSMSTKLMVKREFRHTAAASMLCMKIYEHARENGIVIDFIDTNPHLVRLYNQVGYRMYKKNIHHPEYGIVIPMVFLLDDNEYLKQIHSPFLRLAKRYPAGTELARLFETNFTDYKDIRPLFSMDGDDVWQNIVHDMMLPPSQFLSFLRGFTEEESKKLLSMLDLIDYEDGDIVFHQNQESQGLFCVLEGSVEVIVNRDDGVRSTISILNQGEIFGELGFVSKSNRNADIIVRDHAKLLILTPNEFQKLEIQSPTLAIKLLTNLFVILAQRFNEMSRRMLEFRRLYEMGGR is encoded by the coding sequence ATGAGTCAGATCAGAGTACATTTGGCAACAACAGAGGAAGATCGTAATAAAATCTACCACCTGCGTTACGATATATATGTTCAAGAAATGAACAGAGTCCAAGAGTATGCTGACCACTCCGCAAAAATGATCAAAGAGCCTTTTGATGATACAGGTCATCTTTTCCTCGCGGAAACGGAAGAGGGCGAGTGTATTGGAACAGTCCGTATCAATTTCCGAAAAGATGGAATTTTGGAATGTGAAGAATTATATGAGATGGATCTTTTCCGCCCCTTTTACCCGGACAAAGTTTCTATGTCGACCAAACTCATGGTAAAACGGGAATTTAGGCACACAGCTGCTGCCAGCATGCTCTGTATGAAAATTTACGAACATGCTCGTGAAAATGGAATCGTTATCGATTTTATTGATACCAATCCTCATTTAGTTCGGTTGTACAACCAAGTGGGTTATCGAATGTACAAAAAGAACATCCACCATCCTGAATATGGGATTGTGATTCCGATGGTTTTTTTACTGGATGATAACGAGTATTTAAAACAAATCCATTCACCTTTTCTTCGTTTGGCGAAAAGATATCCTGCCGGAACGGAACTGGCTCGTTTATTTGAAACAAATTTTACTGATTACAAAGACATACGTCCTCTCTTCTCTATGGATGGAGATGATGTTTGGCAAAACATTGTTCATGACATGATGCTCCCGCCTAGTCAGTTTCTCTCTTTCTTAAGAGGATTTACTGAAGAGGAATCAAAGAAGTTACTTTCCATGTTGGATCTAATCGATTATGAAGATGGAGACATTGTGTTCCATCAAAACCAAGAAAGCCAAGGTCTATTTTGTGTTTTAGAGGGAAGTGTGGAAGTGATTGTGAATAGGGATGATGGGGTTCGTTCTACCATTTCCATTTTAAACCAAGGGGAAATTTTTGGAGAGTTGGGATTTGTTTCTAAGTCCAATCGTAATGCAGATATCATTGTTCGCGATCATGCGAAACTATTGATCCTTACACCAAACGAATTTCAAAAACTAGAAATCCAAAGTCCAACCTTAGCAATCAAACTTCTTACCAATTTGTTTGTGATTTTAGCGCAGAGATTTAATGAAATGTCCCGCCGCATGCTCGAATTTAGAAGGTTGTACGAGATGGGCGGAAGGTAA
- a CDS encoding slr1658 superfamily regulator, whose amino-acid sequence MNQKSPIIIGEYHIIPENLPADGQLRLIFQPIDMTTYWRRCGLTANFVAGFYSYCYEASETKANSLSTIINELLENASKFSKAREGRINVELKQYGNLLRIDVLNVASKTLRDSFEIFVNKLLSENVEEMYFSTLETKEDGDTKSGLGLLMMLKDYPVRFGYSFHEVDADTHEITVRAIINVEEI is encoded by the coding sequence TTGAATCAAAAGTCACCCATCATTATCGGGGAATACCACATCATTCCAGAAAATTTGCCTGCTGATGGCCAACTTCGATTGATCTTCCAACCAATCGATATGACTACGTATTGGAGACGTTGCGGACTCACTGCAAACTTTGTAGCTGGATTTTATTCCTACTGCTACGAAGCCAGTGAAACCAAAGCCAACTCTCTCTCTACCATCATTAACGAACTTCTTGAGAATGCTTCTAAATTCTCAAAAGCAAGAGAAGGTAGAATCAACGTAGAATTGAAACAATACGGAAATCTTTTAAGGATAGATGTTTTAAATGTGGCGTCAAAAACCTTACGAGATAGTTTTGAGATTTTTGTAAACAAACTCTTGTCGGAGAACGTGGAGGAGATGTATTTTTCTACACTCGAAACCAAAGAAGACGGCGATACCAAATCCGGTTTGGGTCTACTCATGATGTTAAAGGATTACCCGGTTCGTTTTGGTTATAGTTTCCATGAGGTCGATGCCGATACTCATGAAATCACGGTAAGAGCAATTATCAACGTAGAAGAGATATAA